The Fortiea contorta PCC 7126 genome has a segment encoding these proteins:
- a CDS encoding PAS domain S-box protein, whose translation MDSQPQQTNKGSILIVDDTLANLQILSATLSVAGYTVRGVSSGLMAVKEAQTILPDLILLDIKMPEIDGYEVCQLLKADQTTRDIPVIFISALHDVFDKIKAFKLGGVDYITKPFQVEEVFTRIEHQLTIQKLQKQLKQQNQQLLWEIQERQRYAVALNHRNKQIESILTAAKVGICLTDENGYFVEVNPAYCQIYESTRCQLIGKQFTIHYPDLTTTEKFNLIEQYHNFIGNGSQEKKSQFVIQRQDGSHLSVEMNQTVFQQDDGKFFVVTTLMDISDRLLIEQALQTSTDKLREHNLVLTQLAKNQVLYQSDLTAALHAITEAGAKNIAVERASVWFFGENFHQMRCLDLFTQSLRQHSAGYLLSARDYPAYFQALQGAQIVATNDPHHDPITQELSVSYLTPFGITSKLSVPVRLGGVTVGIFCLEQVGVAHNWTLEDQNFARSLGNLVSLALEARERKRAEAAKRASEEKLGSAFRSSPDPIALSTFPQTGHIEVNDSFCRFFGYSRSQVIGRTNQELQIWVNPEESTFLSQILQQTKAIRNHEVDVRTAHGEIKTVLFSAEIIAIDEQQYILGTAKDITERKQAENESRLLLLTTQAIARAVDVNSALAVVLRLICHTIGWDFGEAWIPSDDGEVLQHSLVWHGENSSLAEFCHHSERLTFTPGMGMVGRVWQNKQPEWIEDVSQASPQVFVRSPQAAKVGFQAGFGVPILADEQVLAVLVFFKRSSAAVDKRLLLLVGAVAAQLGGLIQRKLVEAAHRKIEERLQLALEASDLGLWDWNLTTGQIYRDWRWLKMLGYQNQEVEENIQAFWDLVHPEDTSTIHSILNSHLQGARPVFEVEFRLRCAGGEWKWIQSRGQVCERDGWGTPLRMTGTHKDINERKTLERELALREASLNAFFSGAPVGMSILDQQLRVVQINELLAEINGLPQQEHLGKTLHEIIPDVASRVAPLYHQVFTRNQPIVNVEISTASLHHLGNTRHFLASYFPIPGENDRPSGVGAVIIEITDRKRAELELQESAERERAIAQVIQRMRQTLDLETIFGATTQELRQVLNCDRVVVYRFHPDGNGEFVSESVGSDWISLIDLQTNNPHLTQEALQDDRCIMKMLSTGEPDLQTVQDASFRCVSDIYQAGFHPEYINLLERFQAQAYITVPIFCGHQLWGLLASYQNSSPRQWKTEEINIVEQIGNQLGVALQQAQLLGQTQNQSQALQAAAIAADAANRAKSEFLANMSHELRTPLNAILGFTQVMSHENSLSSEHQQNLAIINRAGEHLLNLINDILEMSKIEAGRTTLNVNSFDLFRLLASLEEMLRFRAASKNLDLIFAYDSELPQFIQTDESKLLQVLLNLLGNAIKFTQVGSVTLRVSQDREKWETPHLHEVEMRGDGEKKTLHLYFEVIDTGLGIAPQELDLLFEAFGQTDSGRKSQQGTGLGLAISRKYVQLMGGDITATSNLTEGSRFAFHIQISLASASEITSHQHQGHVIGLVPNQGEYRILVVDDARDSRILVVKLLTSVGFAVREATNGEEAIAQWLEWQPHLIFMDMRMPVMDGYEATRIIKTTEIEYQKHPIIIALTANAFEEQREAMIKAGCDYLINKPFREEFLLEKISEYLGVRYLYQEDNYQSANSKQKTTEQVLTSTDLSSFLSLMSPEWIRQVYHAAAQCSDDLILELVPQIPAENTLLIQHIIDLAHNFQFEKIMEIVEAGSSHPF comes from the coding sequence ATGGATAGCCAGCCACAACAGACAAATAAAGGAAGCATCTTAATAGTTGACGACACACTGGCAAATTTGCAAATTTTATCTGCTACTCTTTCTGTTGCTGGGTATACAGTCCGGGGCGTCAGTTCTGGGTTAATGGCTGTCAAGGAAGCGCAAACAATATTACCTGATTTAATTTTACTGGATATCAAAATGCCAGAAATTGATGGCTATGAGGTTTGTCAACTATTAAAAGCTGATCAGACAACTCGTGATATCCCGGTGATTTTTATTAGTGCTTTGCATGATGTTTTTGATAAAATCAAAGCTTTCAAATTAGGTGGTGTAGACTATATTACCAAGCCTTTTCAAGTAGAAGAAGTTTTCACCCGCATTGAACATCAACTAACTATTCAAAAACTGCAAAAACAATTAAAACAGCAAAATCAGCAACTGTTATGGGAAATTCAAGAACGTCAACGTTATGCAGTTGCTCTTAATCATAGAAATAAACAAATAGAATCTATTTTAACTGCAGCTAAAGTAGGAATTTGTTTGACAGATGAAAATGGATATTTTGTCGAGGTAAATCCAGCTTATTGTCAAATATATGAATCTACCCGTTGTCAGCTAATAGGCAAACAATTTACTATCCATTATCCAGATTTAACAACTACAGAAAAATTTAATTTAATTGAGCAATATCATAATTTTATTGGTAATGGCAGTCAAGAAAAAAAAAGTCAATTTGTGATTCAACGTCAAGATGGTTCACACTTAAGTGTCGAGATGAATCAGACAGTTTTTCAACAAGATGATGGCAAATTTTTTGTTGTGACTACGCTGATGGATATTAGCGATCGCCTTTTAATAGAACAAGCATTACAAACCAGCACTGACAAGCTCCGCGAGCATAATCTTGTACTCACACAACTAGCAAAAAATCAAGTACTTTATCAAAGCGATTTAACAGCTGCTTTACATGCAATTACAGAAGCGGGTGCAAAAAATATTGCTGTTGAGCGAGCCAGTGTCTGGTTTTTTGGGGAAAATTTCCATCAAATGCGTTGTCTCGACTTATTTACACAAAGTCTTCGCCAACACAGCGCAGGCTATTTACTATCAGCTAGAGATTATCCTGCTTATTTTCAAGCTTTACAAGGTGCTCAGATCGTCGCTACCAATGACCCCCATCACGACCCCATTACTCAAGAATTGAGCGTGTCTTATTTAACACCTTTTGGTATCACTTCTAAATTGAGTGTCCCTGTCAGATTAGGAGGTGTAACTGTGGGGATATTCTGCTTGGAACAAGTGGGAGTGGCTCATAATTGGACACTAGAAGACCAAAATTTTGCTCGTTCCCTCGGAAATTTAGTTTCTCTAGCACTCGAAGCCAGAGAACGCAAACGCGCCGAAGCCGCAAAACGCGCCTCAGAAGAAAAATTAGGATCAGCTTTTAGATCATCCCCCGACCCCATCGCCCTCAGCACTTTTCCCCAAACTGGTCATATCGAAGTCAACGATAGCTTTTGTCGATTTTTTGGCTATTCTCGCTCGCAAGTGATTGGTCGCACTAATCAAGAATTGCAGATTTGGGTAAATCCAGAAGAGTCAACTTTTCTTTCCCAGATTTTGCAACAAACAAAAGCAATCCGCAACCATGAGGTAGATGTCCGCACTGCTCATGGAGAAATCAAGACGGTGTTGTTTAGTGCAGAAATCATCGCAATTGATGAACAACAGTATATCCTGGGGACTGCTAAAGATATTACTGAACGCAAACAAGCCGAAAATGAAAGCCGTTTATTACTGCTGACCACTCAAGCGATCGCCCGCGCTGTTGATGTCAACAGTGCTTTGGCAGTTGTTTTGCGTTTAATTTGTCACACTATCGGTTGGGATTTTGGTGAAGCCTGGATACCTAGTGATGATGGCGAGGTTTTGCAACACAGTTTAGTTTGGCACGGTGAAAATAGTAGTTTGGCAGAATTTTGTCACCATAGTGAAAGGTTGACATTTACTCCGGGAATGGGGATGGTAGGGCGAGTTTGGCAAAACAAGCAGCCAGAATGGATAGAAGATGTTTCCCAAGCTTCACCCCAGGTGTTTGTGCGATCGCCACAAGCCGCAAAAGTTGGTTTCCAAGCTGGCTTTGGTGTACCAATTTTAGCTGATGAGCAAGTATTAGCTGTTTTGGTATTTTTTAAACGTAGCTCTGCTGCTGTCGATAAGCGGTTACTGCTGTTGGTGGGGGCTGTTGCGGCTCAGTTGGGTGGGCTGATTCAGCGCAAACTAGTAGAAGCGGCGCACAGAAAAATTGAAGAACGTCTACAGCTAGCCTTGGAAGCAAGCGATTTAGGCTTGTGGGACTGGAATCTCACCACTGGACAAATCTATCGGGATTGGCGCTGGCTAAAAATGCTGGGATATCAGAATCAAGAAGTTGAGGAAAATATACAAGCTTTTTGGGATTTGGTACACCCAGAAGACACATCTACTATTCACTCAATTTTAAACTCCCATCTCCAAGGTGCTAGACCAGTTTTTGAAGTAGAATTTCGGTTGCGCTGCGCTGGGGGAGAATGGAAATGGATTCAATCCCGTGGTCAAGTTTGCGAACGCGACGGTTGGGGTACACCCTTACGCATGACAGGTACTCACAAAGATATCAATGAACGTAAAACCCTAGAAAGAGAACTGGCGTTGCGAGAAGCCAGTTTGAATGCATTTTTTAGCGGTGCGCCGGTGGGTATGTCGATTCTCGATCAACAACTGCGAGTTGTGCAAATTAATGAACTGCTAGCCGAGATTAATGGTTTACCGCAACAAGAACATCTGGGAAAAACCCTCCATGAGATCATTCCCGATGTGGCATCAAGGGTAGCACCACTTTATCACCAAGTGTTCACCCGCAATCAACCGATTGTGAATGTGGAAATCAGTACTGCTTCACTGCATCACTTAGGTAATACCCGTCACTTCCTCGCTTCTTATTTTCCCATTCCCGGTGAAAACGATCGCCCTTCTGGTGTGGGTGCTGTGATCATCGAAATCACCGATCGCAAACGTGCAGAATTAGAACTACAAGAAAGCGCAGAACGAGAAAGAGCGATCGCCCAAGTGATTCAAAGAATGCGTCAAACCTTGGATTTAGAGACAATTTTTGGCGCAACTACCCAAGAATTACGCCAAGTCCTCAACTGCGATCGGGTCGTCGTCTATCGTTTCCATCCCGATGGAAATGGCGAATTTGTCTCAGAATCGGTGGGAAGTGATTGGATTTCCCTGATTGATTTGCAAACAAACAATCCTCACCTCACACAAGAAGCTCTACAAGACGATCGCTGCATTATGAAAATGTTGAGTACTGGAGAGCCTGATCTACAAACAGTCCAAGATGCAAGTTTCCGGTGTGTTTCAGACATTTATCAAGCGGGGTTTCACCCTGAATACATCAACCTTTTAGAGCGTTTTCAAGCCCAAGCCTATATTACCGTTCCCATTTTCTGCGGTCATCAACTGTGGGGATTATTAGCGAGTTATCAAAATTCTAGCCCCCGTCAATGGAAAACTGAAGAAATCAACATCGTCGAGCAAATTGGTAATCAGCTAGGAGTGGCTTTACAGCAAGCACAATTACTCGGACAAACCCAAAACCAATCACAAGCATTACAAGCAGCTGCGATCGCCGCTGACGCCGCTAACCGCGCTAAAAGCGAATTTCTCGCCAACATGAGCCATGAACTCCGCACACCGCTTAATGCTATCCTTGGCTTTACCCAAGTCATGAGCCATGAAAATTCTTTATCCTCGGAACATCAACAAAACCTCGCCATCATTAATCGCGCCGGTGAGCATCTTCTCAATTTAATTAACGACATTCTGGAAATGTCCAAAATTGAAGCTGGAAGAACCACATTAAATGTCAACAGTTTTGACCTCTTTCGCCTCTTAGCCAGCTTAGAAGAAATGTTACGTTTCCGAGCAGCATCTAAAAATTTAGACCTGATATTTGCATATGATTCCGAACTTCCGCAATTTATACAAACCGATGAAAGTAAATTACTTCAAGTCCTTCTCAATTTGTTAGGAAATGCCATCAAATTTACTCAAGTTGGCAGTGTAACACTACGAGTCAGCCAGGACAGGGAAAAATGGGAAACTCCACACCTCCACGAAGTGGAGATGAGGGGAGATGGAGAAAAAAAAACACTCCATCTCTACTTTGAGGTAATTGATACAGGGCTAGGTATTGCTCCTCAAGAATTAGACTTGCTATTTGAAGCTTTTGGACAAACAGACAGTGGTAGAAAATCTCAACAAGGTACAGGGTTAGGTTTAGCAATTAGCCGCAAATATGTTCAACTCATGGGTGGTGATATCACCGCCACCAGCAACCTCACAGAAGGAAGCCGATTTGCTTTCCACATTCAAATTAGCCTTGCTTCCGCCAGCGAAATTACAAGTCACCAACATCAAGGTCATGTAATTGGTTTAGTACCAAATCAAGGAGAATATCGGATATTAGTGGTTGACGACGCCAGAGATAGCCGCATCTTAGTAGTAAAATTGCTGACATCTGTCGGATTTGCTGTGCGCGAAGCTACTAATGGAGAAGAAGCGATCGCCCAGTGGTTAGAATGGCAACCACACCTAATATTCATGGACATGCGAATGCCTGTAATGGATGGTTACGAAGCCACAAGAATCATCAAAACTACAGAAATTGAGTATCAAAAACATCCCATCATTATTGCTTTGACTGCTAATGCTTTTGAGGAACAACGCGAAGCGATGATTAAAGCAGGCTGCGACTATTTAATTAACAAGCCTTTCCGCGAAGAGTTTTTATTAGAAAAAATCAGTGAATATTTGGGAGTAAGATATCTTTATCAAGAAGATAACTATCAAAGCGCAAATTCAAAACAAAAAACAACAGAGCAGGTTTTGACATCAACTGATTTATCATCTTTTTTATCATTAATGTCACCAGAATGGATAAGGCAAGTGTACCACGCTGCCGCTCAATGTAGCGACGATTTAATATTAGAATTAGTTCCTCAAATCCCTGCAGAAAACACTCTGTTAATTCAACATATCATCGATTTAGCCCATAATTTCCAGTTTGAAAAAATTATGGAAATCGTCGAGGCGGGGTCTTCCCACCCTTTTTAA
- a CDS encoding diflavin flavoprotein: MVALTELHQANSTPGLLTIEIIEIAPETTAIRSLDWDRERFDIEFGLRNGTTYNSFLIQGEKVALVDTSHRKFEQLYLDILTGLIDPTQIDYLIISHTEPDHSGLVKDILQLAPTITVVGAKIAIQFLENMVHQPFQSLVVKNGDRLDLGNGHELEFISAPNLHWPDTIFTYDHKTSILYTCDVFGMHYCDDHTYDENFISIEEDFKYYYDCLMGPNARSVLAALKRIEKLTINTIATGHGPLLQNYVTTAIQRYQSWSLEQAKTETLVAIFYAEDYGYSEQLARNIAHGIIKTNVAVELIDFNNTEPQEVRELVAQSSGLIIGMPPQSSLIAHTALSTILAAVHNKQTVGLLESGGGEDEPIYPLRNKFQELGLTEAFPPILVKEIPTPTIEQLCEEAGTDIGQWLTRDRTIKQIKSINTDLEKALGRISTGLYIITAKKGEIQSAMFASWVTQASLNPLGVAIAVSKDRAIESLMQIGDRFVLNILEEGNYQGLMKHFLKRFAPGADRFASIKTYPGTNESPILAEALAYVECEITSRMDCGDHWIIYSTVQTGRVAKLNALTAAHHRKIGNHY; encoded by the coding sequence ATGGTTGCACTCACAGAACTTCATCAAGCTAATTCAACTCCAGGACTTTTGACAATCGAAATTATTGAAATTGCTCCGGAAACAACGGCTATCCGTTCTCTTGACTGGGATAGAGAACGGTTTGATATCGAGTTTGGTTTACGGAACGGTACAACTTATAATTCATTCTTAATTCAAGGGGAAAAAGTCGCCCTCGTTGACACTTCTCACCGCAAGTTTGAGCAATTATACCTAGATATCTTGACAGGATTAATTGACCCAACGCAAATAGACTACTTGATTATTAGTCACACAGAACCAGACCACAGCGGATTGGTGAAAGATATCTTGCAATTAGCACCAACGATTACGGTTGTTGGCGCTAAGATTGCGATTCAGTTTTTAGAAAATATGGTTCACCAGCCTTTTCAATCACTGGTGGTAAAAAATGGCGATCGCTTAGATTTAGGCAACGGTCATGAATTAGAATTTATTTCAGCACCCAACTTACACTGGCCGGACACAATCTTCACCTACGATCACAAAACCAGCATTCTCTACACCTGCGATGTCTTCGGGATGCATTATTGTGACGATCACACCTACGATGAAAATTTCATCTCCATAGAGGAAGATTTTAAATATTACTATGATTGCCTCATGGGCCCCAACGCCCGCTCTGTATTAGCAGCTTTAAAACGCATCGAAAAACTCACCATAAATACAATCGCTACAGGACATGGCCCTTTACTACAAAACTATGTAACCACAGCAATTCAACGCTATCAAAGCTGGAGTTTAGAACAAGCCAAAACAGAAACATTAGTAGCTATATTCTATGCAGAAGATTATGGTTATAGCGAGCAATTAGCGCGTAACATAGCACACGGTATTATCAAAACAAATGTTGCCGTAGAATTAATAGACTTTAATAATACTGAACCCCAAGAAGTCCGGGAATTAGTCGCTCAATCCTCCGGTTTAATCATCGGAATGCCCCCCCAATCTTCACTGATAGCTCATACTGCTTTGAGCACAATATTAGCCGCTGTTCATAATAAACAAACAGTTGGTTTATTGGAGTCAGGAGGTGGAGAAGATGAACCCATTTATCCCCTACGCAATAAATTTCAGGAATTAGGATTAACAGAAGCCTTTCCCCCGATTTTAGTCAAAGAAATTCCCACCCCAACCATAGAACAATTGTGCGAAGAAGCAGGAACAGATATCGGGCAATGGTTAACACGCGATCGCACAATTAAACAAATCAAATCTATCAACACAGACTTAGAAAAAGCCCTAGGCAGAATTAGCACCGGGTTATATATTATCACCGCTAAAAAAGGAGAAATTCAAAGCGCCATGTTCGCCTCTTGGGTGACACAAGCCAGTCTCAATCCCTTGGGCGTAGCCATTGCTGTATCCAAAGACAGAGCAATAGAATCATTAATGCAAATAGGCGATCGCTTTGTTTTAAACATTTTAGAAGAAGGCAACTATCAAGGATTAATGAAACATTTCCTCAAACGTTTTGCACCCGGTGCAGACCGTTTTGCCAGCATCAAAACTTATCCAGGAACTAACGAATCTCCCATTTTAGCCGAAGCATTAGCTTACGTAGAATGCGAAATCACCAGCCGCATGGACTGCGGCGACCACTGGATTATATACAGCACCGTCCAAACCGGCAGAGTTGCCAAATTAAACGCACTCACCGCCGCCCACCACCGCAAAATTGGCAATCATTACTAA
- a CDS encoding phosphate-starvation-inducible PsiE family protein, which yields MYKPVDNTPISLYEINRSRIVRTLEFIQDVIVISLCIGLFSFMVLQVRDMFLSLLPPLDFHVVTADILFLLILVELFRLLIIYLQEQRISIGVAVEVSIVSALREVIVKGVLETNWSQVLATCAFLLVLGLLLFLRVWLPPTFEGIDPEQQVSKRYQNFIKSELSQNNSR from the coding sequence ATGTATAAGCCTGTTGACAATACCCCAATTTCTCTCTACGAAATTAATCGAAGTCGCATTGTTCGCACCTTGGAATTTATTCAAGATGTAATTGTAATTTCTTTGTGTATCGGTTTATTTAGCTTCATGGTGCTACAGGTGAGAGATATGTTTCTTTCTCTACTTCCACCTTTAGATTTTCATGTTGTTACTGCCGATATTCTCTTCTTATTAATCTTAGTTGAATTGTTTCGGCTATTGATTATTTATCTCCAAGAACAGCGCATATCTATTGGTGTGGCTGTAGAAGTTTCTATTGTTTCTGCCTTAAGAGAAGTCATTGTTAAAGGCGTGCTAGAAACAAATTGGAGTCAAGTTTTAGCAACTTGTGCTTTCTTATTAGTTCTGGGATTATTACTCTTTCTTCGTGTTTGGCTACCTCCTACCTTTGAAGGAATTGATCCAGAACAGCAAGTATCCAAACGCTACCAAAATTTTATCAAATCAGAATTATCACAAAATAACAGTCGATAG
- a CDS encoding diflavin flavoprotein — translation MSVATLTPSRSRDVQVTEIGKDTLILRSRTWERLKFEVEYSRQRGTTANSYLIQADQKALIDPPGESFTEIYLQQLGQYLDFTTLDYVILGHVNPNRRATLQVLLAQAPQATLICSRPAANAVKTAFPEWESRIQVVRSEDTLDLGQGHVLSFITTPTPRWADGVCTYDSATKILYTDKFFGAHICEDTLFDEDWKTLDAERRYYFECLHAPQAKQVEVALDKLSAFGAKCYAPAHGPVVRYSLSRFTYDYRQWCQGQKSQELTVALLYASAYGNTAIVANAIAQGLIANGVNVESVNCELADSAEITRIIEACDGFIIGSPTLGGHAPTQIQTALGIVLSTAAKTKLAGVFGSFGWSGEAIDLLESKLKDANYRLGFDTIRVRFSPTPEILEQSQLAGATFAQNLKKTKKFRSPRQVVTETHVDRTAQAVGRIIGSLCVVTTRDQENHKAFLTSWVSQATFNPPGIMIAIAQEQNADLLHHPGDQFVLNILKEGRNVRRYFSRYSASGDNPFANLTTKTAVNGCVVLTEALAYLECTVKNQIQCGDRWLIYAVIEQGEVLEHEGVTALEYRKSGSSF, via the coding sequence ATGTCTGTCGCTACACTAACTCCCTCCCGTTCTAGAGATGTACAAGTTACGGAAATTGGCAAAGATACTTTAATTTTGCGATCGCGTACTTGGGAACGATTAAAATTTGAGGTAGAATACTCCCGTCAGCGGGGAACTACGGCGAATTCTTATCTGATCCAAGCTGACCAAAAAGCTTTAATTGACCCTCCTGGTGAGTCTTTTACGGAAATTTACCTGCAGCAACTAGGACAATATCTAGATTTCACCACTCTCGATTATGTCATTCTTGGTCATGTTAACCCCAACCGCCGCGCCACTCTGCAAGTATTACTTGCTCAAGCACCGCAAGCGACCCTGATTTGTTCTCGTCCCGCTGCGAATGCTGTGAAAACCGCTTTTCCTGAATGGGAATCACGCATCCAAGTTGTCCGTTCTGAGGATACTCTCGATTTAGGACAAGGACATGTGCTCTCATTTATCACCACCCCAACTCCCCGCTGGGCGGATGGAGTTTGCACCTATGATTCTGCTACTAAAATTCTTTACACAGACAAATTTTTTGGCGCCCATATCTGCGAAGATACTTTGTTTGATGAAGACTGGAAGACTTTAGATGCAGAACGTCGTTATTATTTTGAATGTCTCCATGCACCCCAAGCCAAACAAGTTGAAGTTGCCTTAGATAAACTTTCCGCTTTCGGCGCTAAATGTTATGCTCCAGCACATGGCCCAGTTGTGCGTTACAGCCTCAGCCGCTTTACTTATGATTACCGCCAATGGTGTCAAGGACAAAAATCTCAAGAATTGACAGTAGCATTACTTTATGCATCTGCTTATGGAAATACAGCAATTGTAGCAAATGCGATCGCTCAAGGTTTAATTGCAAACGGCGTCAATGTCGAGTCAGTCAACTGTGAATTAGCCGACTCTGCGGAGATTACCCGCATTATCGAAGCCTGCGATGGCTTCATTATCGGTTCACCCACCTTGGGCGGTCATGCACCAACCCAAATCCAAACAGCTTTAGGAATTGTCCTTTCCACAGCCGCTAAAACCAAGTTAGCGGGGGTATTTGGTTCCTTTGGTTGGAGTGGTGAAGCCATCGACTTATTAGAAAGCAAACTCAAAGATGCTAATTACCGTTTAGGATTTGACACAATTCGCGTCCGGTTTAGCCCCACGCCAGAAATTTTAGAGCAGAGTCAACTCGCAGGTGCCACCTTTGCCCAAAACTTGAAAAAAACCAAGAAATTCCGTAGTCCCCGTCAAGTTGTCACAGAAACACATGTAGATAGAACTGCACAAGCTGTAGGGCGGATTATTGGCTCATTATGCGTAGTCACAACTCGTGATCAAGAAAACCATAAAGCATTTTTAACTTCTTGGGTATCTCAAGCCACATTTAACCCACCAGGAATTATGATAGCGATCGCCCAAGAACAGAACGCAGATTTATTACATCATCCTGGCGATCAATTTGTGCTGAATATCCTCAAAGAAGGAAGAAACGTCCGCCGCTATTTTTCTCGCTACAGTGCTTCCGGAGATAATCCCTTCGCCAACCTCACCACAAAAACAGCCGTTAATGGTTGTGTAGTTTTAACAGAAGCACTAGCCTATTTAGAATGCACAGTCAAAAATCAAATCCAATGCGGCGATAGATGGCTAATTTATGCAGTCATCGAGCAAGGAGAAGTATTAGAACATGAAGGTGTCACAGCCTTAGAATATCGGAAATCTGGCAGCTCTTTTTAA
- a CDS encoding pyridoxamine 5'-phosphate oxidase family protein has product MNPQQAPSPRTTIKRVPQRADYERDTIYQILDEGLVCQVGFVDHGQPFVIPTAYGRVDDTLYIHGSPASRMLKTLLQGIDVCVSVTLLDGLVLARSAFHHSMNYRSVVVLGTATLVQDAEQKLVALKAFTEHVIPGRWQEVRSPSRQELAGTLVLSLPLAEASAKVRTGGPLDDTADYQIPVWAGEIPLKLTATTPITDLRGCEAPGFQTSPRQIEVPIYATNYSRQ; this is encoded by the coding sequence ATGAATCCACAACAAGCTCCCAGCCCAAGAACGACTATCAAGCGCGTACCGCAACGAGCAGACTATGAGCGTGATACCATTTATCAAATTTTGGATGAAGGATTAGTTTGTCAAGTCGGGTTTGTGGATCATGGACAGCCTTTTGTTATCCCCACCGCTTACGGCAGAGTTGATGATACATTATACATTCACGGCTCTCCTGCTAGTCGAATGTTAAAAACACTGCTGCAAGGAATCGATGTCTGCGTGAGTGTAACTTTGCTTGACGGTTTAGTACTGGCGAGGTCTGCGTTTCATCATTCAATGAATTATCGCTCAGTGGTAGTATTGGGTACAGCCACACTTGTACAAGATGCAGAACAAAAATTAGTTGCATTGAAAGCTTTTACAGAACATGTTATACCCGGACGTTGGCAAGAAGTGCGATCGCCCAGTCGCCAGGAGTTAGCCGGAACGCTAGTGCTATCTTTACCTCTAGCTGAAGCTTCAGCCAAAGTACGTACTGGTGGGCCGCTTGACGACACTGCTGATTATCAAATACCAGTGTGGGCTGGGGAAATTCCCTTAAAATTAACAGCCACTACACCTATCACCGATTTACGCGGTTGCGAAGCACCCGGTTTCCAGACATCGCCCCGCCAAATTGAAGTACCTATTTATGCTACTAACTATAGTAGGCAATAG
- a CDS encoding 4Fe-4S single cluster domain-containing protein, whose translation MEIKPNHPSLALTKIPPNHLNIMGYVDESEVNGPGCRAVVWVQGCPRECPSCFNPESWSFEINQLIAVDTLAENILKNPRNTGVTFSGGEPFWQASALASLAGKLKAAGLSVMSFTGFTLKQLQSKSAPPGSQELLAQLDILIDGPFVESLAIHSPNSPVSSSNQRVNVFNPALKDQITWASDQIEVHILKDGSRIVTGYQGSLELS comes from the coding sequence ATGGAAATCAAGCCTAATCACCCATCACTAGCACTCACAAAAATTCCCCCGAATCATCTCAACATCATGGGTTACGTTGATGAATCAGAGGTGAATGGGCCTGGTTGTCGCGCGGTTGTTTGGGTGCAAGGTTGTCCCCGCGAGTGTCCTAGCTGCTTTAATCCTGAATCTTGGTCGTTTGAAATTAATCAACTGATTGCTGTGGATACTCTGGCTGAGAATATCCTCAAAAATCCTCGCAATACAGGTGTAACATTCTCCGGTGGTGAACCGTTTTGGCAAGCATCAGCTTTGGCGTCTCTGGCTGGTAAGCTAAAAGCTGCTGGGTTAAGTGTGATGTCGTTTACGGGCTTTACCCTCAAACAGCTACAGTCTAAATCTGCACCTCCAGGTTCCCAAGAATTACTAGCACAATTGGATATTTTAATTGATGGGCCGTTTGTGGAATCTTTAGCAATTCATTCACCTAACTCTCCTGTCTCGTCCAGTAATCAACGAGTGAATGTTTTCAATCCCGCTCTTAAAGATCAAATTACCTGGGCTAGTGACCAGATAGAAGTCCACATTCTCAAGGATGGTAGCCGTATCGTCACTGGCTATCAGGGGTCTTTGGAGTTGAGTTAA